One genomic region from Atribacterota bacterium encodes:
- a CDS encoding energy-coupling factor transporter transmembrane protein EcfT, with product MGRSVVIGQYVPLDSPIHRLDPRVKILFVGITVVALFFMEQWLAFLSLGLFLLVLTFQAHLPFGYVVRSLRPVLILLLFTLVLHLFFTPGRYLFEYGPIHISLEGLERGLFIIVRLCLLVVCTALLTLTTSPVELTDGMEYLLSPFKRWGFPAHELAMMMTIAIRFIPTLLEEADRILKAQKARGMDFEAGGLVQRAKNLVPLLVPLFVNSFKRAEDLAIAMESRCYRGGVGRTRLRVLKMRTKDYVFLFTSLAIVILVQLLPFPW from the coding sequence CTGGGTCGAAGCGTGGTGATTGGTCAGTACGTCCCTCTTGATTCTCCCATCCATCGTCTGGATCCCCGGGTGAAAATTCTCTTTGTTGGTATTACCGTTGTGGCTCTCTTCTTTATGGAACAATGGTTGGCGTTTCTCTCATTGGGTCTTTTCCTCCTCGTTCTTACCTTTCAGGCGCATCTTCCTTTCGGATACGTGGTACGGAGCTTGAGGCCGGTTCTCATTCTCCTTCTTTTTACCTTAGTTTTGCATCTCTTTTTCACACCAGGTCGCTATCTTTTTGAATATGGACCAATCCATATCTCTCTTGAGGGTCTTGAACGGGGTCTATTTATCATCGTGCGACTCTGTCTTCTTGTCGTGTGTACGGCCCTTCTTACTCTCACCACTTCTCCAGTGGAACTCACCGATGGCATGGAGTACCTCCTGAGTCCGTTTAAAAGATGGGGATTCCCAGCCCATGAGTTGGCAATGATGATGACCATTGCTATTCGTTTCATTCCCACCCTTCTTGAAGAGGCTGATCGAATTTTAAAAGCTCAAAAAGCTCGGGGAATGGATTTCGAGGCTGGAGGCCTCGTTCAGAGAGCAAAAAATTTGGTACCGCTCCTTGTACCCCTCTTTGTTAATTCTTTCAAAAGGGCTGAGGATCTTGCCATTGCTATGGAGTCACGGTGTTATCGAGGAGGGGTGGGAAGAACGAGATTGCGTGTGCTTAAGATGCGCACCAAAGACTACGTTTTCCTTTTCACCTCTCTGGCCATTGTGATTCTTGTTCAACTTCTTCCCTTCCCCTGGTGA
- the truA gene encoding tRNA pseudouridine(38-40) synthase TruA → MRNLLLALEYDGSSYSGWQIQREKRTVQGILETTLSEILQERVRVIASGRTDAGVHAIGQVVNFRTNSSLPEEVIFRVLKARLFKNIKPINLFEVPFDFHARKSAVRKRYIYVVFMEQMLPVFLRNYVYYLGQIDIDVQQIQEGRQIFLGTHDFTSFSSPREGNGSPIRTIFTLEVRQEHPFLFFDIEADGFLYHMVRFLVGELLMMGLGRKRIDDLYYMLFHPSYSHHRFNAPPHGLYLMSVEYPDVNPYYGFVLRDSGFVVPLWRKTEVCYNPSRREKGIR, encoded by the coding sequence TTGCGGAATCTGCTTTTAGCTCTCGAGTACGATGGATCTTCCTATTCCGGCTGGCAGATTCAGAGAGAGAAAAGGACCGTTCAGGGGATTCTGGAAACAACCCTCAGTGAAATCCTGCAAGAGCGCGTCCGGGTTATTGCTTCAGGAAGAACCGATGCTGGTGTACATGCGATCGGACAGGTGGTCAATTTCCGGACCAATTCATCTTTACCAGAGGAAGTTATTTTTCGAGTTCTTAAGGCGCGCCTTTTTAAAAATATAAAGCCCATCAATCTTTTTGAGGTTCCCTTCGATTTTCATGCCCGTAAGAGTGCAGTCCGGAAAAGATACATATATGTGGTTTTTATGGAGCAAATGCTTCCCGTGTTTCTGCGAAATTATGTGTACTATTTAGGACAAATCGATATCGATGTCCAGCAGATACAAGAGGGAAGGCAGATTTTCTTGGGTACTCATGATTTTACCTCTTTCAGTTCCCCCCGGGAGGGAAATGGTTCTCCGATACGGACTATTTTTACGCTCGAAGTACGTCAGGAACATCCGTTTCTTTTTTTCGATATTGAAGCTGATGGGTTTCTCTACCATATGGTTCGTTTTCTGGTTGGTGAGCTTCTCATGATGGGTCTGGGTCGAAAGAGAATTGATGACTTGTACTACATGCTCTTCCACCCATCCTATTCCCATCACCGCTTTAACGCTCCACCTCATGGTCTTTATCTTATGAGCGTGGAATACCCTGACGTCAATCCCTATTATGGTTTTGTGCTCAGAGATAGCGGTTTTGTGGTTCCGCTCTGGAGGAAGACTGAGGTGTGCTATAATCCCTCTCGAAGGGAGAAGGGAATCCGTTGA
- a CDS encoding 5-(carboxyamino)imidazole ribonucleotide synthase has translation MFHLGVIGGGQLGKMMTQEAKKMGFWVTVLDPESSSPAGQVADREITASFFDRKSLAMLVAQSDVVTYDIEHVDTEFLKNMPGVEKIQPTPLVLAVIQDKLRQKVMLQEGGIPVPRFVSFEEQKVWSSFGFPLVQKARYGGYDGKGVCIIQNEKDFVRGLSGPTFFEEYVLIEKELSVLVARSQTGETAFYPVVEMLFEQTAHICDMVLAPARISREKASEAQSIARKCVEILDGVGIFAIEMFLARDGRLLVNEVAPRPHNSGHFTIEACVTSQFEQHLRAICGLPLGDTTLLSPAVMVNLLGEKGYRGVPSVEGLEETLSIPGVSFHLYGKKETRPFRKMGHVTVVAQSLEDAIVKAWKVKKLLKIRS, from the coding sequence TTGTTTCACCTTGGTGTTATTGGTGGAGGACAGTTGGGGAAGATGATGACCCAGGAAGCGAAAAAAATGGGCTTCTGGGTAACTGTTCTCGACCCAGAATCATCTTCACCGGCGGGGCAGGTTGCTGACCGGGAGATTACGGCTTCGTTTTTCGATAGAAAGAGTTTAGCAATGCTTGTGGCGCAGAGTGACGTTGTGACCTACGATATCGAGCACGTGGATACCGAGTTCTTGAAAAATATGCCTGGTGTGGAAAAGATTCAACCAACGCCCCTGGTTCTCGCCGTTATTCAGGATAAGTTACGGCAGAAAGTTATGCTGCAAGAAGGTGGTATTCCCGTCCCCCGTTTTGTTTCCTTTGAAGAGCAAAAAGTTTGGTCTTCCTTTGGTTTTCCTCTGGTGCAGAAAGCCCGTTACGGTGGGTATGATGGGAAGGGAGTGTGCATCATCCAGAATGAGAAAGACTTTGTTAGAGGACTTTCTGGTCCGACCTTCTTTGAGGAGTACGTGCTGATTGAAAAGGAGTTATCGGTGCTCGTGGCCCGAAGTCAAACGGGTGAAACTGCCTTTTACCCTGTGGTAGAAATGCTCTTTGAACAAACAGCTCATATCTGTGACATGGTACTTGCTCCGGCACGGATTTCTCGGGAAAAAGCTTCTGAAGCTCAATCTATTGCCAGAAAATGCGTGGAAATTTTGGATGGAGTTGGTATTTTTGCCATAGAGATGTTTCTTGCCCGGGATGGCCGGCTTTTGGTGAACGAGGTGGCTCCACGACCCCATAATTCTGGTCATTTTACCATTGAAGCCTGTGTTACTTCGCAGTTTGAACAACATTTACGGGCTATTTGTGGGCTTCCACTTGGTGATACGACTCTCCTTTCTCCGGCGGTGATGGTTAATCTCTTGGGAGAGAAAGGATACCGGGGAGTTCCCTCAGTGGAAGGCCTGGAAGAGACATTGAGCATTCCCGGCGTTTCGTTTCATCTTTATGGCAAAAAGGAAACCCGACCTTTTCGGAAAATGGGCCATGTGACAGTGGTGGCGCAGTCCCTCGAGGATGCAATAGTGAAGGCTTGGAAGGTGAAAAAACTTTTGAAAATCAGGTCGTGA
- the purE gene encoding 5-(carboxyamino)imidazole ribonucleotide mutase: protein MRKPLVGIVMGSDSDLEVMQEAGNILEELRVSYELTVVSAHRTPEWMFRYAKEAESRGLEVIIAGAGGAAHLPGMLASLTFLPVIGVPIRTASLQGLDSLLSIVQMPPGVPVATVAINGAKNAGILAAEILGIKFPEIRQHVREYRENLRTAVEERSRAVFREFTR from the coding sequence TTGAGAAAACCGCTTGTCGGTATCGTTATGGGAAGTGACTCGGATTTGGAAGTCATGCAGGAGGCGGGTAATATTTTAGAGGAGCTCCGGGTGAGCTATGAGTTGACCGTGGTTTCGGCACACCGAACCCCGGAGTGGATGTTCCGGTACGCGAAAGAGGCTGAATCGCGTGGTCTTGAAGTGATCATTGCTGGTGCCGGTGGGGCAGCGCATCTTCCTGGGATGTTGGCTTCACTCACGTTTTTACCAGTGATTGGTGTCCCAATTCGAACTGCATCGCTTCAGGGACTAGATTCGCTCCTTTCCATCGTTCAGATGCCTCCAGGTGTGCCTGTAGCCACGGTAGCCATCAATGGTGCGAAAAATGCCGGAATCCTGGCTGCCGAAATACTGGGGATCAAGTTTCCCGAGATTCGCCAGCATGTCCGGGAATATAGAGAAAACCTCCGTACAGCTGTTGAAGAGCGATCAAGAGCAGTTTTTCGCGAATTTACAAGGTAA
- a CDS encoding peroxiredoxin, producing the protein MEEVKGLTVIGEQFPSVTVKTTQGMKTLPKDYAGRWFVLFSHPGDFTPVCTTEFVSFAKKADEFKALNTELIGLSIDQVFAHIKWTEWIREKLGTPIPFPVIADDLGRLAQALGMIHPQKGTNTVRAVFVVDDKGIIRLIMYYPQEVGRNVDEILRAVKALQVSDKNGVALPENWPNNNLIGNKAIIPPAGSEALAAERMEKAKKGEMECFDWWFCYKNL; encoded by the coding sequence ATGGAAGAAGTAAAAGGACTTACGGTGATTGGGGAACAATTTCCCTCGGTAACGGTGAAAACCACCCAGGGAATGAAGACACTCCCTAAGGACTACGCTGGGAGGTGGTTTGTGCTATTCAGCCATCCTGGAGACTTTACACCGGTCTGTACCACCGAATTCGTGAGCTTTGCGAAAAAAGCGGATGAATTCAAAGCTCTGAATACAGAACTCATTGGGCTTTCCATCGACCAGGTCTTTGCCCACATCAAATGGACGGAATGGATCAGAGAAAAACTGGGAACACCAATTCCCTTCCCAGTCATTGCTGATGACCTGGGAAGACTGGCCCAAGCCCTGGGAATGATTCACCCCCAGAAAGGGACAAACACCGTCCGGGCTGTTTTCGTGGTCGACGATAAAGGAATCATCCGGCTCATCATGTATTATCCCCAGGAGGTGGGGCGAAACGTAGATGAAATTTTGCGGGCAGTCAAAGCCCTTCAGGTGAGCGACAAAAACGGGGTGGCCTTACCAGAGAACTGGCCTAACAATAACCTCATCGGTAACAAAGCAATCATCCCTCCTGCAGGAAGCGAAGCTCTAGCCGCAGAACGCATGGAAAAAGCAAAAAAAGGCGAGATGGAATGCTTCGACTGGTGGTTCTGCTATAAAAATCTGTGA
- a CDS encoding Fur family transcriptional regulator has translation MENKTGYLREYLHKHGVKPSSIRMVVLDYLLSRRTHPTAEEVYAALCQELPSVSRASIYNTLELFHRKGIVKTIPTEGREARYDADHSFHGHFECKACGRIYDFSLHLDNVDLRELEGFMVRDKDIYCRGLCPQCHSNQQNT, from the coding sequence ATGGAGAACAAAACCGGTTATTTGAGGGAATACCTGCACAAGCATGGGGTGAAACCTTCTTCTATAAGGATGGTGGTCCTCGATTACCTTTTAAGCCGGAGAACCCATCCCACAGCGGAAGAGGTGTATGCAGCACTGTGTCAGGAACTCCCTTCTGTGTCACGGGCAAGCATTTACAATACTCTGGAATTGTTTCATCGGAAAGGGATTGTGAAGACCATACCCACTGAAGGGCGAGAAGCACGCTACGATGCCGACCATTCCTTTCACGGCCATTTTGAATGCAAAGCCTGTGGAAGAATCTACGATTTTTCCCTCCATCTCGATAATGTGGATTTACGGGAACTCGAGGGTTTTATGGTCAGAGACAAAGACATCTACTGTCGGGGGCTCTGTCCACAATGTCACTCAAATCAACAGAATACATAA
- a CDS encoding PKD domain-containing protein, with translation MTVEPSEGEFPVGTTITFVTQVKDDYMVKSCQWFVNGTATSGCTGGAQGQVFTHTFSTAGTYSVLVKVYDYAGNCSYGASVITIIKTE, from the coding sequence GTGACCGTTGAACCTTCTGAAGGTGAATTCCCGGTAGGTACAACCATTACCTTCGTGACCCAGGTCAAAGATGACTACATGGTGAAAAGCTGTCAGTGGTTTGTAAACGGTACTGCTACCTCAGGGTGTACCGGAGGTGCCCAGGGACAGGTCTTTACCCATACCTTTTCTACCGCCGGGACGTATAGCGTGCTGGTGAAGGTATATGACTATGCAGGGAACTGCTCCTATGGGGCGTCGGTGATCACCATCATCAAAACAGAATAA
- a CDS encoding cytoplasmic protein, translating to MQRVVFFVFRDEEMCFIHVLLNALDIHEKGGVAKIIFEGSATKLVPILAEPSHMLHTMYAETKSKGLIAGACRACSAKMKVLEAVQKEGLPLLDDMKGHPGMNRFLKEGFTIITI from the coding sequence ATGCAAAGAGTGGTCTTCTTTGTCTTTCGGGATGAGGAGATGTGTTTCATCCACGTCCTATTGAATGCTCTTGATATCCATGAAAAGGGGGGTGTGGCGAAAATTATTTTTGAAGGGAGTGCGACTAAGCTTGTGCCGATTCTGGCCGAACCGTCTCATATGCTCCATACGATGTATGCCGAAACAAAATCAAAGGGCCTCATTGCCGGGGCCTGCCGGGCTTGTTCGGCGAAAATGAAGGTGCTGGAAGCGGTGCAAAAAGAGGGTCTTCCCCTTCTTGATGACATGAAGGGACATCCGGGGATGAACCGGTTTTTAAAAGAAGGCTTCACCATCATTACCATATAG
- a CDS encoding ABC transporter permease, producing MMAFLVRVLLLLFERRELVLKSLFEHIYISLVACILIGVVGIPLGVLITRFRSWASGVLVVTGVLYTIPALALFGFMIPLLGIGLRPTLFALFIYGLLPLVRNTYVGITNVDPAIVEAARGMGSTEWQMLSRVQLPLALPFIVAGFRTVVVMTISVSTIAAFIGAGGLGVLIFRGITSYYTELIVAGSMLVAGLSVLADTLLGFLEKKLLRRIQM from the coding sequence ATGATGGCTTTCCTGGTGCGGGTTCTGCTTTTACTTTTTGAGCGGCGGGAACTGGTTTTGAAAAGCCTTTTTGAGCACATTTACATTTCCCTGGTGGCCTGTATCCTCATCGGGGTGGTCGGCATTCCCCTTGGGGTTCTCATCACCCGTTTCCGGTCCTGGGCCTCGGGGGTGCTGGTGGTGACTGGGGTCCTGTATACCATCCCGGCGCTGGCCCTTTTCGGGTTCATGATTCCACTTCTGGGGATTGGGTTACGGCCGACACTTTTTGCCCTGTTTATCTATGGACTTTTACCTCTGGTGCGGAATACCTACGTGGGTATTACCAATGTGGATCCAGCCATTGTGGAAGCAGCCCGGGGAATGGGAAGTACCGAATGGCAGATGCTTTCCCGGGTACAGTTGCCCCTGGCGCTGCCGTTCATTGTGGCAGGGTTTCGGACGGTGGTGGTGATGACCATTTCGGTATCCACCATTGCTGCTTTCATCGGGGCAGGAGGCTTGGGGGTACTCATCTTTCGCGGGATTACTTCGTATTACACGGAATTGATTGTAGCCGGAAGCATGCTTGTGGCTGGTCTTTCGGTGTTGGCTGATACCCTTCTTGGGTTTTTAGAAAAAAAGTTACTACGGCGAATTCAGATGTAA